Within Burkholderia diffusa, the genomic segment ATCCGGCCGGCGTTGGCGGCGCTTGCCATTCTCGTGTTCACGTTCGTGTGGAACGATTACTTCTGGGCACTGTGCCTTACGCAGGGCGACGAGGCTGCGCCGATTACCGCAGGGGTCGCGGCGCTGAAGGGGCAATGGACGACTTCATGGAACCTTGTCTCGGCCGGGTCGATTCTTGCCGCGTTGCCATCGGTCGCGATGTTCTTCGCGATGCAGAAGCATTTCGTGGCCGGGCTCACGTTCGGGGCGACGAAAGGTTGAACTCACCCTGATCGCCGATCGCCGATCGTCGATTCGGATCTCCCCCTCTTCATCGAGAGGATTGCCCGCTTCGGCGGGCTTTTTTTTGTTCCGCGCAGCGTGCCGCGACGCGCGGCACCCATTCTCGGCACGCCTGGCGAAAATTACCGAAGCAGGTCTGTTACGCGTCGCCCGGCCGATCTTCCCGCAACCTCGCCTCCACGGCACCGATGTTCTTCTCATGCGCGACCAGCATCAACGACAGCGCGTGATGGATATCCGGATCGCCGAGCGTGGGCAGCAGTGCCTGCAGTTTGCGCACGACCCAGCGTTGCCCGCGGTTCAAGAAGGCCATCCGCTCGGTCAGATCGTCGATCGCCATCGCCTTCTCATAGAACGCGCCTGTCGCGCGCGACGGTGTCGCACCGAGCGTTCGAATCGCATCGACGAGCACGCTGCACCAATGCGCTTCGTCCTGCCGAACATGCGCGATCAATCGGTGAAGTTCCGCATCTTCAGTCACCTCTGATGCAGTCTCGGACGCAACGCGCGCCCCCGCCCGCTCCGCCTCCAGCAGTTCGTCGAGCGCCGCGAGCAATGCCGTGCGATCCTCATTCGCGTCGACCGCCGACGAAGTCGCCGCCCCTTTCTCGACAATCGCCGCCGCATCGCGCACGATCCGACGCAGCACGTCGCCAGCCGATTCGATCGCTCGAATTCGCCCTGCTCCCGTGCCCGCATACAACGCCATCGCCTCGAAATCACCGGTCATCGTACGCAGCGGCGAATCAGTGCTGAACAGATAAATCGGCCGACCTTCTTCGTCGCCGATCACCACGCGCCCTTCGCCGAACGGATCGCCGCGCTCGCCACGCGTCACGCTCGATGGCAGCACACGAACTCGCGCACCGCGCGGCCAGTTGATGTGAAAGATGTCGGTCAACAGCGTGTCGCCCTCACGCGCATCGACGATCCGCTGCTGGTGATACGCGTGCGCGAACGACTCGTGCGTCGCGATGAAGGCCGTACCCATCACCGCCCCTTGCGCACCGAGCGCCATTGCGGCG encodes:
- a CDS encoding nitronate monooxygenase; its protein translation is MSIPTRGDGPEARAVQILHRPVCDLLGCAWPIVLAGMGGVARAELASAVSAAGGFGFLGMVREPVTLIRREVERVRAATERPFGVNLIPASTPPELLDAQIDACIELRVPVVALFWDVMPGVVRRLRDAGVRVVHQVGSLDDARAAEAAGAQALIAQGREAGGHVRGDRPLAELLPEVMRATRLPVLAAGGIVDGADVAAAMALGAQGAVMGTAFIATHESFAHAYHQQRIVDAREGDTLLTDIFHINWPRGARVRVLPSSVTRGERGDPFGEGRVVIGDEEGRPIYLFSTDSPLRTMTGDFEAMALYAGTGAGRIRAIESAGDVLRRIVRDAAAIVEKGAATSSAVDANEDRTALLAALDELLEAERAGARVASETASEVTEDAELHRLIAHVRQDEAHWCSVLVDAIRTLGATPSRATGAFYEKAMAIDDLTERMAFLNRGQRWVVRKLQALLPTLGDPDIHHALSLMLVAHEKNIGAVEARLREDRPGDA